The Candidatus Binatus sp. genome window below encodes:
- the tsf gene encoding translation elongation factor Ts, with the protein MELNANLVKELREKTGAGIMDCKRALAETAGNLEKAVVWLREKGIAAAAGRAGRVASEGSVGSYIHAGGKLGVLIEINCETDFCAKSEAFQALVKELAMQVAAANPRCVRREELSPAVIEQERQIYASQAEGKPAAVVTKIVDGKIEKFYKEACLLEQAYVRDPNKTVNDLLGEAAIQMREKIDVRRFVRYQLGEALDGKATTTAA; encoded by the coding sequence ATGGAACTAAACGCGAATCTGGTTAAAGAACTGCGCGAGAAGACCGGCGCCGGCATAATGGATTGCAAGCGAGCGCTGGCGGAGACGGCCGGCAATCTCGAAAAGGCCGTCGTATGGCTGCGCGAGAAGGGAATCGCCGCAGCGGCAGGCCGCGCCGGCCGGGTCGCATCCGAAGGATCGGTCGGTTCGTATATTCATGCAGGCGGCAAGCTTGGCGTGTTGATCGAAATCAATTGCGAAACCGATTTCTGCGCCAAGTCGGAAGCGTTCCAGGCGCTGGTGAAGGAACTGGCGATGCAGGTGGCGGCGGCCAATCCGCGCTGCGTGCGGCGCGAGGAGCTGTCGCCGGCCGTTATCGAGCAGGAGCGGCAGATCTACGCGTCGCAGGCCGAGGGCAAGCCGGCGGCGGTCGTGACCAAGATCGTCGATGGCAAGATCGAGAAATTTTACAAGGAAGCCTGCCTGCTCGAGCAGGCTTACGTCCGCGATCCCAACAAAACTGTCAACGATCTGCTTGGCGAGGCCGCCATCCAGATGCGTGAGAAGATCGACGTGCGCCGCTTCGTGCGCTACCAATTGGGCGAGGCGCTCGACGGCAAGGCAACCACGACGGCCGCCTGA
- the rho gene encoding transcription termination factor Rho — MGKGRGAAKNDEGRFDDSRSSNGAPRQVNLDGNPNLPPPAPVISDEGVLNLKSLKRAKITELAQMARDFNVDGATNMRKQEMIFAVLQAQAAKNGSILGEGVLEILPDGFGFLRAPDYNYLPGPDDIYISPSQIRKFNLRTGDVVSGLIRPPKEGERYFALLKVESINYEDPEKARDKILFDNLTPLYPEERIKLEYNHEDLTTRIIDLIAPIGKGQRGLIVAAPFTGKTMMLQAIAKAIAHNHPEIVLIVLLVDERPEEVTDMLRSVQGEVVSSTFDEPATRHVQVAEMVIEKARRLVEHGRDVVILLDSITRLARAYNTVVPPSGKILSGGVDSNALHKPKKFFGAARNTEDGGSLTIIATALVDTGSRMDEVIFEEFKGTGNQQIALDRRLLEKRIFPTIDIQRSSTRKEELLLPRATLNRVWILRKLLAQLNAVEAMEFLIDKMDKTKTNEEFLESMNA; from the coding sequence ATGGGCAAGGGCAGAGGGGCTGCGAAGAACGACGAAGGACGCTTCGACGACTCGCGTTCGTCAAACGGGGCGCCGCGCCAGGTAAATCTGGATGGCAATCCGAATCTTCCGCCGCCGGCGCCGGTAATCAGCGACGAAGGGGTGCTCAACCTCAAGTCGCTCAAGCGCGCGAAGATAACCGAACTGGCGCAGATGGCGCGCGACTTCAACGTCGATGGCGCCACCAACATGCGCAAGCAGGAGATGATCTTTGCGGTGCTGCAAGCGCAAGCCGCCAAGAACGGCTCGATCCTCGGCGAGGGCGTGCTGGAAATTCTGCCCGACGGCTTCGGCTTCCTGCGCGCACCGGACTACAACTACCTGCCCGGCCCCGACGACATTTATATTTCGCCGAGCCAGATTCGCAAGTTCAATTTGCGCACCGGCGACGTGGTATCCGGCCTGATTCGCCCGCCGAAAGAAGGCGAACGCTACTTCGCGCTGCTCAAGGTTGAATCGATCAACTACGAGGATCCTGAAAAGGCGCGCGACAAGATCCTGTTCGACAACCTGACCCCGCTCTATCCCGAGGAGCGCATCAAGCTCGAATACAATCACGAGGATCTGACCACCCGCATCATCGATTTGATCGCGCCGATTGGCAAAGGCCAGCGCGGACTTATCGTCGCGGCGCCGTTCACCGGCAAGACCATGATGCTGCAGGCGATCGCCAAGGCGATCGCGCACAACCATCCCGAGATCGTGCTGATCGTGCTGCTGGTCGATGAGCGGCCCGAGGAAGTCACCGACATGCTGCGTTCGGTGCAGGGCGAGGTCGTAAGCTCGACCTTCGACGAGCCGGCCACGCGTCACGTGCAGGTGGCCGAGATGGTAATCGAAAAGGCGCGGCGGCTGGTCGAGCACGGGCGCGACGTCGTGATTTTGCTCGACTCGATCACGCGGCTGGCGCGCGCATACAACACGGTGGTGCCGCCGTCGGGCAAGATACTGTCGGGCGGCGTCGATTCCAACGCGCTGCACAAGCCCAAGAAGTTTTTCGGCGCCGCGCGCAACACCGAAGACGGCGGCAGCCTGACGATTATCGCAACCGCCCTGGTCGATACCGGCAGCCGGATGGACGAGGTTATTTTCGAGGAGTTCAAGGGCACCGGCAATCAGCAGATAGCGCTGGACCGGCGCCTGCTGGAAAAGCGGATTTTCCCGACGATCGACATCCAGCGCTCCTCGACCCGCAAGGAAGAACTGCTGCTGCCGCGCGCCACCCTGAACCGCGTGTGGATACTGCGCAAGCTGCTGGCGCAGCTCAACGCAGTCGAAGCGATGGAATTCCTGATCGACAAGATGGACAAGACCAAGACCAACGAGGAATTCCTCGAGTCGATGAACGCCTAA
- a CDS encoding RluA family pseudouridine synthase, with product MPTTITAGAGHDRMRLDVFVSMRLAPEYSRSQVARMIKAGLVTVNGAVARASSGVRTGDRIDVAAAPAGALCDPSSYTEGDVPEISVIFADDEIIVVNKPAGMTVHPAPGHPNGTLVDALLARFPELAAMAEPDGVLRPGIVHRLDKDTSGVMVVARTPFSRTALSRQFKERSVSKTYLAIVKGIVARDRLTIERPVGRHPVERKRMSVRSHAPRDAVSHLTVLARFDPVNPGEAGASLVRVKPDTGRMHQIRVHLASIGHPCLGDPLYGGKAGDGGFFHGQALHALALSIAHPRSGARLEFIAPLPIEFVEFLAQKSFAADAPELRRWIELA from the coding sequence TTGCCAACGACAATCACCGCGGGCGCCGGGCACGACCGCATGCGGCTGGACGTGTTCGTATCGATGCGGCTGGCGCCGGAGTACTCGCGCTCGCAAGTGGCGCGGATGATCAAGGCGGGACTGGTTACAGTCAACGGCGCTGTCGCGCGCGCGTCGAGCGGGGTGCGAACGGGAGATCGCATCGACGTCGCCGCGGCGCCCGCCGGTGCGCTGTGCGATCCTTCAAGCTACACGGAAGGTGACGTGCCGGAGATTTCCGTAATTTTCGCCGACGACGAAATAATTGTCGTGAACAAGCCCGCCGGCATGACGGTGCATCCCGCACCCGGCCATCCCAACGGCACGCTCGTGGACGCGCTGCTGGCGCGATTTCCCGAACTTGCCGCGATGGCCGAGCCTGACGGCGTGCTGCGTCCCGGCATCGTGCATCGCCTCGACAAAGACACCTCGGGCGTGATGGTGGTGGCGCGGACGCCATTTTCGCGCACCGCGCTTTCCCGGCAGTTCAAGGAACGCAGCGTGAGCAAGACCTATCTGGCGATCGTCAAGGGCATCGTCGCGCGCGATCGGCTGACGATCGAGCGTCCCGTCGGGCGCCATCCAGTGGAGCGCAAGCGGATGTCGGTGCGATCGCATGCGCCGCGCGACGCGGTCAGCCATCTGACGGTGCTTGCGCGCTTCGATCCCGTGAACCCGGGCGAAGCCGGAGCGTCGCTGGTGCGGGTAAAACCTGACACCGGCAGGATGCATCAGATTCGCGTGCATCTCGCGTCGATTGGTCATCCGTGCCTGGGCGATCCTTTATATGGCGGCAAGGCGGGAGACGGTGGATTTTTTCACGGACAGGCGCTGCATGCGCTGGCGCTTTCGATCGCGCATCCGAGGTCGGGCGCGCGGCTCGAATTCATTGCGCCGCTGCCAATCGAATTCGTCGAATTTCTCGCGCAGAAGTCATTTGCGGCGGATGCGCCCGAGCTTCGGCGATGGATCGAACTTGCTTGA
- the pyrH gene encoding UMP kinase, whose protein sequence is MAEVQSGVNGKPRFNRILLKLSGEALAPAQGSGLDLDALAEIALEIKEVAALGVQLALVIGAGNFIRGSDYEARGMDRSTADQMGMLATVINALALQNALEHAGVVTRVLSAIGMQALCEPYIRRRAVRHLEKGRVIIFAAGTGNPYFTTDTAASLRAMEIGAEVILKASHAVDGVYDRDPMREPGAKRFDRLTYIEVLQKNLKVMDSTAISMCMDNRLPIIVFNLRKAGNIRRAVMGEQIGTRVESAP, encoded by the coding sequence ATGGCTGAAGTTCAAAGTGGGGTGAACGGCAAGCCGCGCTTCAACCGTATCCTGCTTAAGTTATCCGGCGAGGCGCTCGCTCCCGCGCAAGGGTCGGGACTCGATCTCGACGCGCTGGCGGAGATTGCGCTCGAAATCAAGGAAGTGGCGGCGCTCGGGGTTCAGCTCGCGCTGGTAATCGGCGCCGGCAATTTTATCCGCGGCAGCGACTACGAGGCGCGCGGGATGGATCGCTCGACCGCAGACCAGATGGGGATGCTGGCGACGGTGATCAACGCGCTCGCGCTGCAAAACGCGCTCGAGCATGCCGGCGTGGTCACGCGGGTACTGTCGGCCATCGGGATGCAGGCGCTGTGCGAGCCGTACATCCGCCGCCGCGCCGTGCGCCATCTCGAAAAGGGCCGCGTGATCATATTCGCCGCCGGCACCGGCAATCCCTATTTCACCACCGACACGGCGGCGAGCCTGCGCGCGATGGAAATCGGTGCGGAGGTAATCCTCAAGGCGAGCCATGCGGTGGACGGCGTTTACGATCGCGACCCGATGCGCGAGCCGGGGGCCAAGCGCTTCGATCGGCTCACTTATATCGAGGTGCTGCAGAAGAACCTGAAGGTGATGGACTCGACGGCGATCTCGATGTGCATGGATAATCGCCTGCCGATCATCGTGTTCAATTTGCGTAAAGCGGGTAATATAAGAAGGGCCGTGATGGGTGAGCAAATCGGAACCCGGGTGGAGAGCGCACCGTGA
- the rpsB gene encoding 30S ribosomal protein S2: protein MTEISMKQLLEAGVHFGHQTSRWNPKMKQYIFGARNGIYIIDLQQTVKMFRATYDFARDLAAAGGTMLFVGTKKQAQDIVKEEAERCGMFYVNNRWLGGMLTNFQTIRASIDRLRKLEEVMADPEMIRALSKKEMSDNGREHEKLMNTLAGIKNMRKLPDALWVIDTKKEDIAVAEANRLGIPVAAVVDTNCDPDLIAYRIPGNDDAIRAIKLFTAAVADAIIEGRQIAEERAKGQQDIRSDAGAVADPGASAPDSPSAV, encoded by the coding sequence ATGACTGAAATCAGCATGAAGCAGCTTCTGGAGGCCGGCGTTCATTTCGGCCATCAGACCAGCCGCTGGAACCCGAAGATGAAGCAATACATCTTCGGCGCCCGCAACGGTATTTACATTATCGATCTTCAGCAGACGGTGAAGATGTTTCGCGCGACCTACGACTTCGCGCGCGATCTCGCTGCGGCGGGCGGCACCATGCTGTTCGTCGGCACCAAGAAGCAGGCCCAGGACATCGTCAAGGAAGAGGCCGAGCGATGCGGGATGTTTTACGTCAACAACCGCTGGCTGGGCGGGATGCTGACCAACTTCCAGACTATCCGCGCCTCGATCGACAGGCTCAGGAAGCTCGAAGAAGTCATGGCCGATCCGGAGATGATTCGCGCACTCAGCAAGAAAGAGATGAGCGACAACGGACGCGAGCATGAAAAGCTGATGAACACGCTGGCCGGGATCAAGAACATGCGCAAACTCCCGGACGCGCTGTGGGTGATCGACACCAAGAAGGAAGATATAGCCGTTGCGGAGGCGAACCGCCTCGGTATCCCGGTCGCCGCGGTGGTGGATACCAACTGCGACCCCGACCTGATCGCGTATCGAATTCCCGGCAACGACGACGCGATCCGCGCGATCAAGCTGTTCACGGCGGCGGTCGCCGACGCGATCATCGAAGGCAGGCAAATCGCCGAGGAACGCGCCAAGGGGCAGCAGGATATCCGCTCGGACGCCGGCGCGGTGGCAGACCCGGGAGCATCGGCGCCCGATTCTCCAAGCGCGGTCTAG
- the leuD gene encoding 3-isopropylmalate dehydratase small subunit produces MQAFKNFSGMVAPLDRANVDTDQIIPKQFLKAVVRTGLKRGLFIDWRLNPDGTENKDFALNKPRFQGASILVARNNFGCGSSREHAVWALDDAGFRAVIAPEFADIFHNNCLKNGLLPITLPAGEVEHIFRATGDYEAYRLTIDLEKQTVSDDFGWTADFEIEPFQKKCLLEGLDDIALTLAHEDRILAYEKAHPLPHRFE; encoded by the coding sequence ATGCAGGCATTCAAGAATTTCAGCGGGATGGTCGCGCCGCTCGATCGCGCCAACGTCGATACCGATCAGATCATCCCCAAGCAGTTTCTGAAGGCTGTTGTGCGGACCGGCCTCAAGAGGGGGCTGTTCATCGACTGGCGGCTCAATCCCGACGGCACCGAGAACAAAGATTTCGCGCTGAACAAGCCGCGCTTCCAGGGCGCGTCGATTCTGGTCGCGCGCAACAATTTTGGCTGCGGCAGTTCGCGCGAGCATGCGGTGTGGGCGCTCGATGACGCGGGCTTCCGCGCGGTGATCGCGCCGGAGTTCGCCGATATCTTCCACAACAACTGCTTGAAGAACGGCCTTCTTCCGATCACGCTCCCGGCCGGCGAGGTCGAGCATATTTTTCGCGCCACCGGCGACTACGAGGCGTACCGGCTCACGATCGATCTCGAAAAGCAGACGGTGTCCGACGATTTCGGATGGACCGCGGATTTCGAGATAGAGCCGTTCCAGAAGAAGTGCCTGCTCGAGGGTCTCGACGATATCGCGCTGACGCTTGCGCACGAGGACCGCATCCTTGCGTACGAGAAGGCGCATCCATTGCCGCATCGCTTCGAGTAG
- the frr gene encoding ribosome recycling factor — MLTDTIEDARKEMDKTVEAFRHELARVRTGRASTALVENLQVNYYGAKTPLRQLAGLSAPEPRLIVITPYDKGAMHEIEKAIQASDLGLMPMNDGKLIRIPIPELTEERRKELVKHVRKIGEEFRVGIRNHRRDANDMFKELHKEKQATEDEMRSGEAKVQQYTTEFIEKIDKVLTAKEAEIMEV; from the coding sequence ATGCTTACCGACACCATCGAAGACGCGCGCAAGGAAATGGACAAGACCGTGGAGGCGTTTCGCCACGAACTGGCCCGCGTCCGCACCGGCCGCGCTTCAACCGCGCTGGTGGAAAATCTGCAGGTAAATTACTACGGCGCGAAGACTCCGCTGCGGCAATTGGCCGGGTTGTCGGCGCCCGAGCCGCGCTTGATAGTGATCACGCCATACGACAAGGGCGCGATGCACGAGATTGAAAAAGCGATCCAGGCTTCGGATCTTGGCCTGATGCCGATGAACGACGGCAAGTTGATCCGGATTCCGATCCCCGAGCTGACCGAGGAGCGCCGCAAGGAGCTGGTGAAACACGTCCGCAAAATAGGCGAGGAATTCCGCGTCGGCATCCGCAACCATCGCCGCGACGCCAACGACATGTTCAAGGAGCTGCACAAGGAAAAGCAGGCCACCGAAGACGAGATGCGATCGGGCGAGGCCAAGGTGCAGCAGTACACGACCGAGTTCATCGAGAAAATCGACAAAGTGCTGACCGCCAAAGAAGCGGAAATCATGGAGGTCTGA